One genomic window of Cellulophaga sp. Hel_I_12 includes the following:
- the asnS gene encoding asparagine--tRNA ligase: MKSNSIKELLSTKHLLQEVTIKGWVKTFRSNRFIALNDGSTLNNMQCVVAFENFDEALLRKVTTGAALQIKGTLVESQGRGQSLEIQVNELIVLGTSDPDTYPIQPKKHSLEFLREKAHLRVRTNTFAAVMRLRSALSFAVHQYFQKNGFYNVHTPIITGSDAEGAGEMFRVSTLDQKKPPLNEDGSINFKEDFFGKETNLTVSGQLEAETYAMALGKVYTFGPTFRAENSNTSRHLAEFWMIEPEVAFNDLDANMDLAEDFIKEVITYVLDNCQEDLQFLEQRLLEEEKTKPQIERSDMALIEKLKFVTENNFKRVSYTEAIDILKNSTPNKKKKFQYPIEDWGTDLQSEHERYLVEKHFKCPVILFDYPAKIKAFYMRLNEDGKTVRAMDILFPGIGEIVGGSQREERLDVLQEKMKALDIDEKELWWYLDLRRFGSAVHSGFGLGFERLVLFTTGMGNIRDVIPFPRTPQNAEF, encoded by the coding sequence ATGAAATCGAATAGCATAAAAGAATTACTTTCTACAAAACATCTTTTACAAGAAGTGACAATCAAAGGTTGGGTAAAAACATTCAGAAGCAATAGATTTATTGCACTTAATGACGGTTCTACCTTAAATAATATGCAATGTGTTGTAGCTTTTGAGAATTTTGATGAAGCTTTGTTAAGAAAAGTTACTACAGGCGCTGCGCTACAGATTAAAGGTACCTTGGTAGAAAGTCAAGGGAGAGGGCAAAGCTTAGAAATACAAGTAAATGAGCTCATAGTTTTAGGAACTTCTGACCCTGATACCTACCCTATTCAACCCAAAAAACATTCTTTAGAATTTTTAAGGGAAAAAGCACATTTAAGAGTGCGTACCAATACGTTTGCCGCTGTAATGCGCCTACGCTCAGCCTTATCTTTTGCCGTACACCAGTACTTTCAAAAGAATGGTTTTTATAATGTTCATACACCCATTATCACTGGTTCTGATGCCGAAGGTGCTGGGGAAATGTTTAGAGTATCGACCTTAGATCAAAAGAAACCACCCTTAAATGAAGATGGAAGCATTAATTTTAAAGAAGATTTTTTTGGAAAAGAAACCAACCTGACGGTTTCAGGGCAATTAGAAGCAGAAACCTATGCCATGGCTTTGGGGAAAGTGTATACTTTTGGTCCTACGTTTAGGGCTGAAAACTCTAACACATCGCGCCATTTAGCAGAATTTTGGATGATTGAACCCGAGGTTGCTTTTAATGATTTAGATGCCAACATGGATTTAGCAGAAGATTTCATTAAAGAAGTAATTACTTATGTGCTTGACAATTGTCAGGAAGATTTACAATTTTTAGAGCAACGCTTGTTAGAGGAAGAAAAGACAAAACCTCAGATAGAACGCAGTGATATGGCGCTTATCGAAAAATTAAAATTTGTAACTGAAAATAACTTTAAAAGAGTCTCCTATACCGAAGCCATTGATATTTTAAAGAACAGTACTCCAAATAAAAAGAAAAAATTTCAATATCCGATTGAAGATTGGGGAACAGATTTACAAAGTGAACACGAACGCTATTTGGTAGAAAAACACTTTAAATGTCCGGTCATCTTATTTGATTATCCTGCAAAAATAAAAGCATTTTACATGCGTTTAAATGAAGATGGAAAAACAGTTAGAGCTATGGATATTCTTTTTCCTGGAATTGGCGAAATAGTGGGCGGCTCCCAACGTGAAGAACGTTTAGACGTTTTACAAGAAAAGATGAAAGCCTTGGATATTGACGAAAAAGAACTTTGGTGGTATCTTGATTTAAGAAGATTTGGATCTGCAGTACATAGTGGTTTTGGCTTAGGTTTTGAACGTTTAGTGCTTTTTACTACAGGAATGGGCAATATTAGAGACGTTATTCCTTTCCCGAGAACGCCACAGAATGCCGAGTTTTAA
- the rpoN gene encoding RNA polymerase factor sigma-54, with translation MLKQYLSFKLSQKLSPQQIQLMKLIQLPTQAFEQRLKQELEENPALETGKEELDNFDDDYEDDVYNDESDSDSINAEDINIDEYLSDDEIPEYRTQVNNYSADDEEKTVPYAAGISFNQYLINQLNTFYLSDEEWFIAEFLVGSIDESGYIRRAIPDILDDLAFTQNIYTDEGAIRKILKIVQELDPPGVGATSLEECLIIQLKRKELNPSVELAIQILEKSFEQFTKKHYQKLLQKHNITEEELKNSISEIEKLNPKPGGSYSGGNTRMVEHIVPDFSIKIVDGELELTLNGRNAPELHISKDYNNMLEGYKNAKEKSKAQKDTVQFIKQKLDAAKWFIDAIKQRQQTLFVTMNTIMHYQKEYFLSGDERKLRPMILKDIADKIDMDVSTVSRVANSKYVDTPYGTKLIKEYFSESMKNDQGEDVSTKEIKKILETVIGEETKRKPLTDDKLADILKEKGYPIARRTVAKYREQLSIPVARMRKEI, from the coding sequence ATGCTTAAACAATATTTATCATTTAAATTATCGCAAAAGCTCTCTCCACAACAGATTCAATTGATGAAACTGATTCAACTGCCTACACAGGCTTTTGAACAACGTTTAAAACAAGAATTGGAAGAAAATCCTGCTTTGGAAACAGGAAAAGAAGAGTTAGATAATTTTGATGATGACTATGAGGATGATGTTTACAATGACGAGTCAGATAGCGATAGTATTAATGCGGAAGATATCAATATAGATGAATATTTAAGCGATGATGAAATTCCAGAGTATAGAACCCAAGTAAATAATTATAGTGCCGATGATGAAGAAAAGACGGTACCTTACGCAGCAGGAATTTCTTTTAATCAATATTTAATCAATCAATTAAATACCTTTTATTTGAGTGACGAGGAATGGTTTATTGCCGAATTTCTTGTAGGTAGTATCGATGAAAGCGGCTATATAAGAAGGGCTATTCCTGATATTTTAGATGATTTGGCTTTTACACAAAACATCTACACTGACGAAGGTGCAATTCGAAAAATATTAAAAATAGTTCAAGAATTAGATCCTCCTGGGGTGGGAGCCACTTCTTTAGAAGAGTGTTTAATTATTCAATTAAAACGCAAAGAACTAAATCCGAGTGTTGAGCTAGCCATTCAAATTTTAGAAAAATCTTTTGAACAGTTTACCAAAAAACATTACCAAAAACTACTACAAAAACACAACATTACCGAAGAAGAACTTAAAAATTCAATTTCAGAAATAGAAAAGTTAAACCCTAAACCTGGTGGGTCGTATTCTGGAGGAAATACAAGAATGGTAGAACACATTGTGCCTGATTTTTCTATTAAAATTGTAGATGGCGAACTAGAGTTAACCTTGAATGGTAGAAATGCTCCTGAGCTTCATATCTCTAAAGATTATAACAATATGTTAGAGGGCTATAAGAATGCGAAAGAAAAATCTAAAGCCCAGAAAGATACCGTACAATTTATCAAACAAAAATTAGATGCTGCGAAATGGTTTATTGACGCTATAAAACAGCGACAGCAAACACTTTTTGTTACCATGAATACCATCATGCACTATCAAAAGGAATATTTTTTGTCGGGTGATGAGCGCAAGCTCCGCCCAATGATTTTGAAAGATATTGCCGATAAAATTGATATGGATGTTTCTACGGTTTCTAGAGTGGCTAATAGCAAATATGTGGACACCCCCTATGGCACCAAATTAATTAAAGAGTATTTTTCAGAATCTATGAAAAATGACCAGGGTGAAGATGTATCGACTAAGGAAATAAAGAAAATTTTAGAAACCGTAATAGGAGAAGAAACAAAAAGAAAACCACTTACGGATGACAAATTAGCCGATATTTTAAAAGAAAAAGGATATCCTATTGCACGAAGAACGGTTGCTAAGTACAGAGAGCAACTTAGTATTCCTGTAGCTCGAATGCGTAAAGAAATTTAA
- a CDS encoding biopolymer transporter ExbD encodes MSKFNKKKDAAVPAVNTASLPDIVFMLLFFFMTVTVMKDTSVKVQNELPKASETKKLEKKDQVITIYVGAPTDEYQKVFGKEAKIQLNDKFSSPSEVGPYILAERAKKSEDLQNVLTTSLKVDKNANMGIISDIKEELRKVNALKINYTTFEGDAFDNLNR; translated from the coding sequence ATGTCAAAATTTAACAAAAAGAAAGATGCAGCGGTTCCGGCAGTGAATACAGCCTCGCTTCCAGATATTGTTTTTATGTTACTGTTTTTCTTTATGACCGTAACGGTTATGAAAGATACCTCTGTTAAAGTTCAAAATGAACTTCCAAAAGCAAGTGAAACTAAGAAATTAGAAAAAAAGGATCAAGTGATTACTATTTATGTAGGGGCACCTACTGATGAGTATCAAAAGGTTTTTGGGAAAGAGGCTAAAATTCAGTTGAATGATAAGTTCTCAAGTCCATCTGAAGTTGGTCCTTACATTTTAGCAGAAAGAGCAAAAAAATCAGAAGATTTGCAAAACGTTTTAACTACTTCATTGAAAGTTGATAAAAATGCCAACATGGGTATTATTTCGGATATAAAAGAAGAGTTAAGAAAAGTGAATGCGCTGAAAATTAATTATACAACCTTCGAAGGTGACGCATTTGATAATCTAAATAGATAA
- a CDS encoding biopolymer transporter ExbD, whose product MPRRGAPPEVNAGSMADIAFLLLIFFLVTTTIETDAGLDRMLPPIDETDQPEVIIKQKNIFTVNINRDGRLLVEDELTDIKELREKAIAFLDNGGAASGTEEYCNYCQGKRDETSSDNPDKAIISLKNDRETKYNVYITVQNEIVGAYNELRNREAQRLYKRNFTEMEAEYSNQETPDERKEVLKERIKRIQELFPQKFSEAETSTGN is encoded by the coding sequence ATGCCAAGAAGAGGAGCACCACCAGAGGTTAATGCCGGTTCTATGGCTGACATCGCTTTCTTATTACTTATCTTTTTCTTAGTAACTACGACTATCGAAACAGATGCTGGTTTGGATCGTATGTTACCGCCAATTGATGAAACGGATCAACCGGAGGTTATTATTAAGCAGAAGAATATTTTTACTGTTAATATCAATAGAGATGGACGGCTTTTAGTTGAGGATGAACTAACAGATATTAAAGAGTTAAGAGAAAAAGCAATTGCTTTTTTAGATAATGGAGGGGCTGCTAGTGGCACTGAAGAATATTGCAACTATTGTCAGGGTAAAAGAGATGAAACATCTTCCGATAATCCTGACAAGGCTATTATCTCTTTAAAGAATGATAGGGAAACCAAATACAATGTCTATATCACGGTTCAAAACGAGATTGTAGGTGCGTATAATGAATTGCGTAACAGAGAGGCACAGCGCTTGTATAAGCGTAATTTTACGGAAATGGAAGCAGAATATTCGAACCAAGAAACTCCAGACGAAAGAAAAGAGGTTCTTAAAGAGCGAATTAAAAGAATTCAAGAGTTATTTCCTCAAAAGTTTTCTGAAGCTGAAACCTCTACAGGTAATTAA
- a CDS encoding porin family protein, protein MMKKLICFFFLSIPMLCFAQIEENTSVVSSNYLEDQIYLGLHYNLLGDKPNAVFQRNFSYGLQLGLIRDIPLTTNGRVALGIGLGYAVNSYYSNIISTKANGMISYQFAEDDFDYNRSKFQTHSLELPLEFRWRNATRNRYKFFRMYSGLKFNYNFSNLSKLVTDAGKTSFSNSDIEKFQYGLMLNVGYNTFNLHLYYALSDFMKDNTVLDTGESLSLKPLRIGLIFYLL, encoded by the coding sequence ATGATGAAGAAATTAATATGTTTTTTTTTTCTAAGCATTCCCATGCTGTGTTTTGCACAAATCGAAGAAAACACATCGGTAGTAAGCTCTAATTACTTAGAAGACCAAATTTATTTGGGGCTTCATTATAATCTGCTAGGGGATAAACCTAATGCTGTTTTTCAGCGCAATTTTTCCTATGGTTTGCAGCTGGGGCTCATAAGAGATATTCCTTTAACGACGAATGGGAGGGTGGCTTTAGGTATTGGTTTGGGCTATGCGGTGAATTCGTATTATTCAAATATCATAAGCACCAAGGCTAATGGTATGATAAGCTATCAATTTGCCGAAGATGATTTTGATTATAACAGAAGTAAATTTCAAACCCATAGTTTAGAATTGCCATTAGAATTCCGTTGGCGTAATGCCACCCGAAATAGGTATAAATTTTTTCGGATGTATTCGGGCCTTAAGTTCAATTATAACTTTAGTAATTTATCAAAACTTGTAACAGATGCGGGTAAAACTAGTTTTTCAAACTCGGATATTGAAAAATTTCAATATGGTTTAATGCTTAATGTAGGTTACAATACCTTTAATTTGCATTTATACTATGCTTTAAGCGACTTTATGAAAGACAATACAGTACTTGATACTGGAGAAAGTTTATCGCTTAAACCGCTTAGAATTGGCTTAATTTTTTACTTGTTATAA